One Maniola hyperantus chromosome Z, iAphHyp1.2, whole genome shotgun sequence DNA window includes the following coding sequences:
- the LOC138404544 gene encoding uncharacterized protein, which produces MGRDKELFLDALHPAQEIGINYTKLNDITDPSVGRSDRERLQIFTNGSKIGGKVGAPLVYWRDGIETGKKKFLLESYCSVYQAEMYALYRATDVAIKCKDKQIMITDSKSSLETIQNLKSYDPLAFEIGQNLKKLKNEQKIIRLFWIRAHVGVEGNERADQYKTTEKAAVTKSFFPAVEGANAILRKLTLTPVLVQVFSGHGGFSEYLHRFRCKEGPGCVYDDSVGGARPRGDHYHLTRFVDLWRKTPKKPEESLPGYRANEKDSRRGDF; this is translated from the exons ATGGGTAGAGACAAAGAATTGTTTTTGGACGCTCTCCACCCTGCGCAAGAGATAGGCATCAACTACACTAAACTAAACGACATAACGGATCCCTCTGTTGGGAGGAGCGACCGGGAAAGGCTGCAAATATTCACGAATGGTAGCAAGATCGGTGGCAAGGTCGGTGCACCTCTGGTGTACTGGAGAGATGGTATAGAAACTGGAAAAAAGAAATTCCTCTTGGAGTCGTACTGCTCAGTATACCAGGCCGAAATGTATGCGCTGTACCGAGCCACAGATGTCGCTATCAAATGTAAAGATAAGCAGATAATGATAACAGACTCAAAATCATCTTTGGAGactatacaaaatttaaaatcttaTGATCCATTGGCGTTCGAAATTGGACAAAATctgaaaaaattgaaaaatgaacaaaaaattaTTAGACTCTTCTGGATAAGGGCTCACGTCGGAGTGGAGGGCAACGAAAGAGCAGACCA ATATAAAACTACTGAAAAGGCTGCAGTCACCAAGTCGTTCTTCCCAGCAGTGGAAGGAGCCAATGCTATCTTGCGCAAGTTAACACTGACACCAGTTCTAGTCCAAGTGTTCAGTGGGCATGGCGGGTTTTCAGAGTACCTGCACAGGTTCAGGTGTAAGGAAGGTCCTGGCTGTGTCTACGATGACAGTGTCG GCGGCGCCCGTCCGCGAGGAGACCATTACCATCTCACAAGATTTGTGGACCTGTGGAGGAAGACACCGAAGAAACCTGAAGAAAGTCTCCCTGGATATAGAGCGAATGAGAAGGATTCTAGAAGAGGCGATTTCTGA